Proteins co-encoded in one Vidua macroura isolate BioBank_ID:100142 chromosome 13, ASM2450914v1, whole genome shotgun sequence genomic window:
- the OXTR gene encoding oxytocin receptor → MEKLYLAGSSTWIINSSLGNGSLRLENLSAGRNSTADPLKRNEDMAKVEVTVLCLILFLALTGNLCVLLAIHTTRHKHSRMYFFMKHLSIADLVVAIFQVLPQLIWDITFRFYGPDFLCRLIKYLQVVGMFASTYMLLLMSLDRCLAICQPLRSLHRRADRVSVLLTWLLCLLVSIPQIHIFSLRDVGNGVYDCWADFIQPWGPKAYVTWITLMVYIIPVLMLSICYGLISFKIWQNVKLKTAHGPSVGLGSGSRGGMVFARVSSTRLISKAKIRTVKMTFIIVLAFIVCWTPFFFVQMWSVWDTNAPQEASPFIIAMLLASLNSCCNPWIYMLYTGHLFHDLMRRLLCCSARCLKSRPACELSKKSNSSSFVLSCRGTSQRSFMQPSTT, encoded by the exons ATGGAGAAGCTGTACCTGGCGGGGAGCAGCACCTGGATCATCAACAGCTCCCTGGGGAACGGCAGCCTCCGGCTGGAGAACCTGAGCGCCGGCAGGAACAGCACCGCCGACCCCCTGAAGAGGAACGAGGACATGGCCAAGGTGGAGGTGACAGTCCTGTGCCTCATCCTGTTCCTCGCCCTGACCGGCAACCTGTGCGTGCTCCTGGCCATCCACACCACCCGCCACAAGCACTCCCGCATGTACTTCTTCATGAAGCACCTGAGCATCGCTGACCTGGTCGTGGCCATCTTCCaggtgctgccccagctcaTCTGGGACATCACCTTCAGGTTCTACGGGCCAGACTTCCTCTGCCGCTTGATCAAGTACTTGCAGGTAGTGGGAATGTTCGCTTCCACCTACATGCTCCTGCTGATGTCCCTGGACCGCTGCTTGGCCATCTGTCAGCCGCTGAGGTCCCTGCACAGGAGGGCTGACCGGGTCTCTGTCCTCCTCacctggctgctgtgcctgctggtCAGCATCCCTCAGATCCACATATTTTCTCTAAGGGATGTGGGGAATGGGGTTTATGACTGTTGGGCAGATTtcatccagccctggggaccGAAAGCCTATGTTACCTGGATCACCCTCATGGTCTATATCATCCCTGTGTTGATGCTGAGCATCTGCTATGGCTTAATCAGCTTCAAAATCTGGCAGAACGTGAAGCTGAAGACGGCTCACGGGCCCAGCGTGGGTCTGGGCTCGGGCTCCCGCGGCGGGATGGTGTTTGCCAGGGTCAGCAGCACCAGGCTCATCTCTAAAGCCAAGATCCGGACAGTCAAAATGACCTTTATCATCGTGCTGGCGTTCATAGTGTGCTGGACTCCCTTCTTCTTCGTGCAGATGTGGTCTGTGTGGGACACCAACGCCCCGCAGGAAG CCTCCCCCTTCATCATCGCCATGCTCCTGGCCAGCCTCAACAGCTGCTGCAACCCCTGGATCTACATGCTCTACACCGGGCACCTGTTCCACGACCTGATGCGCcgcctcctctgctgctccgCGCGCTGCCTGAAGTCGCGGCCGGCGTGCGAGCTGAGCAAGAAGAGCAACTCCTCCTCCTTCGTCCTCAGCTGCAGGGGCACGAGCCAGAGGAGCTTCATGCAGCCGTCCACGACGTGA
- the CAV3 gene encoding caveolin-3, with protein sequence MAEEHSELEERIIIKDQHTKEIDLVNRDPKHINEDVVKVDFEDVIAEPLGTYSFDGVWKTSYTTFTVSKYWCYRLLSAVLGIPLAVIWGFLFALISFCHIWAVVPCIKSYLIEIQCVSRIYSLCIHTFCDPLFEALAKICSNIRVAVRKEI encoded by the exons ATGGCAGAGGAGCACAGCGAGCTGGAGGAGCGGATCATCATCAAGGACCAGCACACCAAGGAGATCGACCTGGTCAACAGAGACCCCAAGCACATCAACGAGGACGTGGTGAAG gTGGATTTTGAGGATGTGATAGCTGAGCCCCTGGGAACTTACAGCTTTGACGGCGTCTGGAAAACCAGCTACACCACCTTCACCGTCAGCAAGTACTGGTGCTACCGGCTGCTCTCTGCCGTCCTGGGCATCCCCCTGGCCGTCATCTGGGGCTTCCTCTTCGCCCTCATCTCCTTCTGCCACATCTGGGCAGTGGTGCCCTGCATTAAGAGCTACCTGATCGAGATCCAGTGCGTCAGTCGGATCTACTCCCTGTGCATCCACACCTTCTGTGACCCGCTCTTTGAGGCACTCGCCAAGATCTGCAGCAACATCCGAGTGGCTGTCCGCAAGGAGATTTAG